A region of Methanocorpusculum labreanum Z DNA encodes the following proteins:
- a CDS encoding response regulator — protein MKVLIVDDQQATVKGIRDYCEDQGWMCCIIETFENSYEKLTDYNPDVVILDWKNQETGSYDGEDILKNIWENSFRPVIVFSAMPLSDLEGRYNHRLIKVIQKGDEEPVIQYLENIKTTAPVLSTIRTDFNDAMTHALNIFDAIDQTPNIEERVQKYVFAKRVLSHFSQKIDDAQLPPWTQYLCPPISTSLCTCDVVRCINENSNPIGKPEEYFVILTASCDMVDSKTQTPKVKNVLCAQCCPKEWYYQNGQFQEGTSRKKIAASVEKSLKMGYTNEYRVALPEMPRILPHLTIDLKQIMLIPLTEIALSQMNINSEQHKYYRITSIDSPYREQIVWAHMLNSCRPGIPERDLETWTNHIAPS, from the coding sequence ATGAAAGTTCTTATTGTTGATGATCAACAGGCAACCGTTAAAGGAATCCGGGATTATTGTGAGGATCAGGGGTGGATGTGCTGCATTATAGAGACATTCGAGAATAGTTATGAAAAACTTACCGATTACAATCCCGATGTTGTCATCCTTGATTGGAAAAATCAGGAAACAGGTAGTTATGATGGAGAAGATATTCTTAAAAACATATGGGAAAATAGTTTCAGACCGGTTATAGTTTTTTCAGCAATGCCGCTCAGCGATTTAGAGGGAAGGTACAATCATCGTTTAATTAAAGTGATACAAAAAGGAGATGAGGAGCCGGTTATTCAATATCTCGAGAACATTAAGACCACCGCTCCCGTCCTTTCAACAATTAGAACAGATTTTAACGACGCGATGACTCATGCATTGAATATTTTTGATGCAATTGATCAGACTCCCAATATTGAGGAGCGAGTCCAAAAATATGTCTTTGCAAAACGTGTTTTATCGCATTTCAGTCAGAAGATAGATGATGCTCAATTACCGCCTTGGACTCAATATCTCTGCCCCCCAATATCTACATCCTTGTGCACCTGTGATGTAGTTAGATGTATCAATGAGAATAGCAACCCGATAGGAAAACCGGAAGAATACTTCGTAATCCTTACAGCATCTTGTGATATGGTGGATTCCAAGACCCAAACACCGAAGGTGAAAAATGTGTTATGCGCACAATGTTGTCCGAAAGAGTGGTATTATCAAAATGGTCAGTTTCAAGAAGGTACATCACGAAAGAAAATAGCCGCAAGCGTTGAAAAGAGTCTAAAAATGGGTTATACAAATGAATACCGTGTTGCTCTTCCAGAAATGCCGAGAATATTGCCGCATCTCACTATCGATCTGAAACAGATTATGCTCATCCCACTAACTGAAATTGCTCTCAGTCAGATGAACATTAATTCCGAGCAACACAAATATTACAGAATAACCTCAATTGATAGTCCATATAGGGAACAGATCGTTTGGGCACATATGTTAAATTCATGTAGACCCGGAATTCCAGAGAGAGATCTAGAGACATGGACAAATCACATAGCACCAAGTTAA